Proteins encoded together in one Micromonospora kangleipakensis window:
- a CDS encoding SDR family NAD(P)-dependent oxidoreductase, protein MVERLAVVSGGGTGIGAGVARGLVADGFDVLIVGRRAGVLDAAAERIGAEGGRPGAVRAVAADLTDPGQVDRVVEAVGGRGVDAVVNNAGGYLGGDTGTLAGTAAHWRANLDANVLTAVLLTEALRPVLRRPGGRVVLLSSIAAQRGGGGAYSAAKAALHGWAYDLATQLGREQITVNVVSPGYVAETEFFGDRMTPEGHAARVAATLVGRAGQPDDIAAAVRYLVGPAAGYVTGQVLGVNGGSVLGR, encoded by the coding sequence GTGGTGGAGCGGTTGGCGGTGGTTAGTGGGGGTGGGACCGGGATCGGGGCGGGCGTGGCGCGGGGGTTGGTCGCCGACGGGTTCGACGTGTTGATCGTGGGGCGGCGGGCGGGGGTGCTCGACGCGGCTGCGGAGCGGATCGGGGCCGAGGGTGGGCGGCCGGGCGCGGTCCGGGCGGTGGCCGCTGATCTGACCGATCCGGGGCAGGTTGACCGGGTGGTCGAGGCGGTCGGGGGGCGGGGCGTGGACGCGGTGGTGAACAACGCCGGGGGATACCTCGGTGGGGACACCGGCACGCTGGCCGGGACCGCGGCGCACTGGCGGGCCAACCTGGACGCCAACGTGCTCACCGCGGTGCTGCTCACCGAGGCGCTGCGGCCGGTCCTGCGCCGCCCCGGCGGCCGGGTGGTCCTGCTCAGCTCGATCGCCGCGCAGCGCGGCGGCGGCGGGGCGTACTCGGCGGCGAAGGCGGCGCTGCACGGCTGGGCGTACGACCTCGCCACCCAGCTCGGCAGGGAGCAGATCACGGTCAACGTGGTCAGCCCCGGCTACGTCGCGGAAACCGAGTTCTTCGGCGACCGGATGACCCCGGAGGGGCACGCCGCCCGGGTGGCGGCCACCCTGGTCGGCCGCGCCGGCCAGCCCGACGACATCGCGGCGGCGGTCCGCTACCTGGTCGGCCCGG
- a CDS encoding branched-chain amino acid ABC transporter permease translates to MTNSVVEAPPAQVPDELAPGHSRWHGVRPFLPLVALVVAAIVPYSTANLPGIFEGPLNSPGTLQLLAICLVFGGLAAGYDLLFGRTGMLSFGHALYFAAGVYGTDILVTRAGLPLWQAALLAITGGTILAALLGAVALRTVGIAFAMVTLAFAQVGAILVARDFYGWTGGEEGLPLDVSGLPPALVGVANTVNLYWLALAYLALVVFVVHRVSGSPTGRVLAGLRDDERRIGVLGLDPYRFKLVAFTLAGGLASAGGVVYCLIVGGASPHITSSELTLSLLVMVVLGGPGTRWGPVLGGILYMYLDHRLTAFGTSDAVNNLPAFLSHPLSQPLFVLGTVFILAVYFFPGGLTSLRTRLHPLLTTLHRRP, encoded by the coding sequence ATGACCAACTCCGTGGTCGAGGCGCCCCCGGCGCAGGTGCCCGACGAGCTGGCCCCCGGGCATTCCCGCTGGCACGGGGTGCGGCCGTTCCTGCCGCTGGTCGCCCTGGTGGTGGCGGCGATCGTGCCGTACTCGACGGCGAACCTGCCGGGAATCTTCGAGGGCCCGCTGAACTCGCCGGGCACCCTGCAGCTGCTCGCCATCTGCCTGGTCTTCGGCGGTCTGGCCGCCGGCTACGACCTGCTCTTCGGCCGCACCGGGATGCTCTCCTTCGGACACGCCCTCTACTTCGCCGCCGGCGTGTACGGCACCGACATCCTGGTCACCCGGGCCGGGCTGCCGCTGTGGCAGGCCGCGCTGCTCGCGATCACCGGGGGGACGATCCTCGCCGCGCTGCTCGGGGCGGTGGCGCTGCGTACCGTCGGGATCGCCTTCGCCATGGTGACGCTGGCCTTCGCCCAGGTCGGGGCGATCCTGGTGGCCCGCGACTTCTACGGCTGGACCGGCGGCGAGGAGGGGCTGCCGCTGGACGTCTCCGGGTTGCCCCCGGCCCTGGTCGGGGTGGCGAACACGGTCAACCTGTACTGGCTGGCGCTGGCGTACCTGGCGCTGGTGGTCTTCGTGGTGCACCGGGTGAGCGGCTCACCGACCGGCCGGGTGCTGGCCGGGCTGCGCGACGACGAGCGGCGGATCGGGGTGCTCGGCCTCGACCCGTACCGGTTCAAGCTGGTTGCGTTCACCCTGGCCGGCGGGCTGGCGAGCGCCGGCGGGGTGGTCTACTGCCTGATCGTCGGCGGCGCCTCCCCGCACATCACCTCCTCCGAGCTGACCCTGTCGCTGCTGGTCATGGTGGTGCTCGGCGGTCCCGGCACCCGCTGGGGACCGGTCCTCGGCGGCATCCTCTACATGTACCTGGACCACCGCCTCACCGCCTTCGGCACCAGCGACGCCGTCAACAACCTCCCGGCGTTCCTCAGCCACCCCCTCTCCCAGCCCCTCTTCGTCCTCGGCACCGTCTTCATCCTGGCCGTCTACTTCTTCCCCGGCGGCCTGACCAGCCTCCGCACCCGCCTCCACCCCCTCCTGACCACCCTCCACCGCCGCCCCTAA
- a CDS encoding branched-chain amino acid ABC transporter permease — MSDVVLLTLTGLGLAALYFLVASGLSLVFGLADVLNFAHGLFLGVGAYATWWAAGNLPGAGSDGFGFVVAVAFGVLAGALVAVLVELVLIRPLYSRTIEQVLVTVGLSLAGVALLQATWGADPRPFPRPAWTRDVTGVLGANVPNAGLLLIVAAAVVLGGLLAFLRWTRYGLVIRAGVENREMVTALGIDVRKAFTLVFALGGAAAALAGALGGVYFGTVSPGQGGSLLIFAFIVVVIGGMGSVVGSAYAAVAVGLLQQFVNYYGTSGLGDLCVVGLLAAVLLLRPQGLAGKVAHA, encoded by the coding sequence GTGAGCGACGTCGTCCTGCTGACGCTGACCGGGCTGGGACTGGCGGCGCTCTACTTCCTGGTCGCCTCCGGGCTCTCCCTCGTTTTCGGCCTCGCCGACGTGCTCAACTTCGCGCACGGCCTCTTCCTCGGCGTCGGGGCGTACGCGACGTGGTGGGCGGCCGGCAACCTGCCCGGCGCCGGCTCCGACGGGTTCGGGTTCGTGGTGGCGGTCGCCTTCGGCGTGCTCGCCGGGGCGCTGGTCGCGGTGCTGGTCGAGCTGGTGCTGATCCGGCCGCTCTACTCCCGCACCATCGAGCAGGTGCTGGTCACCGTCGGACTGTCGCTGGCCGGGGTGGCGCTGCTCCAGGCCACCTGGGGCGCCGACCCGCGCCCGTTCCCGCGGCCCGCGTGGACCCGGGACGTGACCGGCGTCCTCGGCGCGAACGTGCCGAACGCCGGGCTGCTGCTGATCGTCGCCGCGGCGGTGGTCCTCGGCGGGCTGCTCGCCTTCCTCCGCTGGACCCGGTACGGCCTGGTGATCCGGGCCGGCGTGGAGAACCGGGAGATGGTGACCGCACTCGGCATCGACGTCCGCAAGGCGTTCACCCTGGTCTTCGCGCTCGGCGGGGCGGCGGCCGCGCTGGCCGGCGCGCTCGGCGGGGTCTACTTCGGCACCGTGTCGCCCGGGCAGGGCGGCTCGCTGCTGATCTTCGCCTTCATCGTGGTGGTGATCGGCGGGATGGGCTCGGTCGTCGGGTCCGCGTACGCGGCGGTCGCGGTGGGGCTGCTGCAACAGTTCGTCAACTACTACGGTACGTCCGGCCTGGGTGACCTCTGCGTGGTCGGGCTGCTCGCCGCGGTGCTGCTGCTGCGTCCGCAGGGCCTGGCCGGAAAGGTGGCTCACGCATGA
- a CDS encoding ABC transporter ATP-binding protein, which yields MSVEPVLAVDDLSVRIAGLHILQGVSFTVAPTGVTVLLGRNGVGKTTTLRAIVGLTPRNGEVRGTIRMGAQSLLARPTHRLVRGGLGYVPEDRCVFAGLTVAENLRLAERRGTTPAYDKVFALFPELDRRGRQRAGSLSGGQQQMLAIGRVLLNDNRLLLVDEPTKGLAPKVVTEVAEVLERVAESVPVLLVEQNLAVVRRLAKDAVVLSAGKVAWTGNAQELLLETALTKSLLGVGSGEVHA from the coding sequence ATGAGTGTGGAACCCGTCCTCGCGGTCGACGACCTGTCGGTGCGGATCGCCGGGCTGCACATCCTCCAAGGGGTGTCGTTCACCGTCGCGCCGACCGGGGTGACCGTGCTGCTCGGCCGCAACGGGGTCGGCAAGACCACCACGCTGCGCGCGATCGTCGGGCTGACGCCCCGCAACGGCGAGGTCCGCGGCACCATCCGGATGGGCGCGCAGAGCCTGCTCGCCCGCCCCACCCACCGGCTGGTCCGCGGCGGGCTCGGCTACGTGCCCGAGGACCGCTGCGTCTTCGCCGGCCTCACCGTCGCGGAGAACCTGCGGCTCGCCGAACGGCGGGGCACCACCCCGGCGTACGACAAGGTCTTCGCGCTCTTTCCGGAGCTGGACCGGCGCGGACGGCAACGGGCCGGCTCCCTCTCCGGCGGGCAGCAGCAGATGCTCGCGATCGGCCGGGTCCTGCTCAACGACAACCGGCTGCTGCTGGTCGACGAGCCGACCAAGGGGTTGGCGCCGAAGGTGGTGACCGAGGTGGCCGAGGTGCTGGAACGGGTGGCGGAGTCGGTGCCGGTGCTGCTGGTCGAGCAGAACCTGGCCGTGGTCCGCCGGCTGGCGAAGGACGCGGTGGTGCTCTCCGCCGGCAAGGTCGCCTGGACCGGGAACGCGCAGGAGCTGCTCCTGGAGACAGCGCTGACCAAGTCGCTGCTCGGGGTGGGCTCCGGGGAGGTGCACGCGTGA
- a CDS encoding ABC transporter ATP-binding protein, producing MLATRGLTWRIGEVAIVDSVYLDLAPGEFLGVIGPNGAGKTSLFNLITGLRRPTEGRILLDSEDITALPPHRRARLGLGRTFQASSVFGSLTVRENVRLAVQAHRGGSMKLWRRAAADREVAAAADAALDRVGLHHRGTALAGTLAHGEKRKLEIALLLAGEPRVMLLDEPMAGVSAEDVPELVEVIKSLTGDSGRSVLMVEHHMDVILELADRIAVMHHGALLACDTPDTVMANATVQEAYLGESL from the coding sequence GTGCTCGCCACCCGCGGTCTGACCTGGCGGATCGGCGAGGTCGCCATCGTCGACTCCGTGTACCTCGATCTCGCGCCCGGGGAGTTCCTCGGCGTGATCGGGCCGAACGGCGCCGGCAAGACCTCGCTGTTCAACCTGATCACCGGCCTGCGCCGGCCCACCGAGGGGCGGATCCTGCTGGACTCCGAGGACATCACCGCCCTCCCGCCGCACCGGCGGGCCCGGCTCGGCCTGGGGCGTACCTTCCAGGCGTCCTCGGTCTTCGGCTCGCTCACCGTGCGGGAGAACGTCCGGCTGGCCGTACAGGCGCACCGGGGTGGCTCGATGAAGCTGTGGCGGCGGGCGGCGGCCGACCGGGAGGTCGCCGCCGCCGCCGACGCGGCGCTCGACCGGGTCGGCCTCCACCACCGGGGTACGGCGCTCGCCGGCACCCTGGCCCACGGCGAGAAGCGCAAGCTGGAGATCGCCCTGCTGCTCGCCGGGGAGCCCCGGGTGATGCTGCTGGACGAGCCGATGGCCGGGGTCAGCGCCGAGGACGTGCCCGAGCTGGTCGAGGTGATCAAGTCGCTGACCGGCGACAGTGGCCGGTCCGTGCTGATGGTGGAGCACCACATGGACGTGATCCTGGAGCTGGCCGACCGGATCGCCGTGATGCACCACGGCGCGCTGCTGGCCTGCGACACCCCGGACACGGTGATGGCCAACGCCACCGTCCAGGAGGCCTACCTGGGGGAGTCGCTATGA
- a CDS encoding substrate-binding domain-containing protein: MTVRHTRRVFLSAATMMAAAIAATACGSPQDTASGGGDSAAPVKVGLVYSQSGPLASYGKQYIEGFKAGLDYATKGTGKVGDRKIELTEADDAGDPAKAVSAAKDLIGKGSKIIAGSTSSGVALQVAPIAAQNKVLFISGPAATDAVTGANKYTFRSGRQSYQDVVTAKSFIGDATGKKVVVFAQDGAFGDANEAAVKKVIGGAGATVSSVRAPASATEFTPFASQIKAAKPDLLFVAWAGTTAPAMWQTLDQQGVLSSTTVVTGLDIRASWPTFGAAGGKISFLSHYFDGASDTEAAKAAKAKIPGGTLDLFHPDGFAAAQMVVRAVTEGGDDVDKMIKALEGWQFDGVKGPMTIRAEDHALLQPMYQAKLSGSGTTFTAAAQKSLTGDETAPPVTQMKG, from the coding sequence ATGACGGTCCGGCACACGCGACGGGTGTTCCTCTCCGCCGCCACGATGATGGCGGCGGCGATTGCCGCCACGGCCTGTGGCAGCCCGCAGGACACCGCCTCCGGCGGCGGCGACAGCGCCGCCCCGGTCAAGGTTGGTCTGGTGTATTCCCAGTCGGGGCCGCTGGCCAGCTACGGAAAGCAGTACATCGAGGGGTTCAAGGCCGGCCTCGACTACGCCACCAAGGGCACCGGCAAGGTCGGTGACCGGAAAATCGAGCTCACCGAGGCCGACGACGCCGGTGACCCGGCCAAGGCGGTCTCCGCGGCCAAGGACCTGATCGGCAAGGGCTCGAAGATCATCGCCGGTTCCACCTCCTCCGGCGTCGCCCTCCAGGTCGCCCCGATCGCCGCGCAGAACAAGGTCCTCTTCATCTCCGGCCCGGCCGCCACCGACGCGGTCACCGGCGCGAACAAGTACACGTTCCGGTCCGGCCGGCAGTCCTACCAGGACGTGGTGACCGCCAAGTCGTTCATCGGGGACGCGACCGGCAAGAAGGTGGTCGTGTTCGCCCAGGACGGCGCGTTCGGCGACGCGAACGAGGCCGCGGTCAAGAAGGTGATCGGTGGCGCCGGCGCGACCGTCAGCAGCGTCCGGGCCCCGGCCAGCGCGACCGAGTTCACCCCGTTCGCGAGCCAGATCAAGGCCGCCAAGCCGGACCTGCTCTTCGTCGCCTGGGCCGGCACCACCGCCCCCGCCATGTGGCAGACCCTCGACCAGCAGGGCGTGCTCTCCTCCACCACGGTCGTCACCGGCCTGGACATCCGCGCCTCCTGGCCCACCTTCGGCGCGGCCGGCGGCAAGATCTCCTTCCTGTCGCACTACTTCGACGGGGCCAGCGACACCGAGGCCGCCAAGGCCGCCAAGGCGAAGATCCCCGGCGGGACCCTCGACCTGTTCCACCCGGACGGCTTCGCCGCCGCGCAGATGGTCGTCCGCGCGGTCACCGAGGGCGGCGACGACGTGGACAAGATGATCAAGGCGCTCGAAGGCTGGCAGTTCGACGGGGTCAAGGGCCCGATGACCATCCGCGCCGAGGACCACGCGCTGCTCCAGCCGATGTACCAGGCCAAGCTCTCCGGCAGCGGCACCACCTTCACCGCGGCCGCCCAGAAGAGCCTGACCGGCGACGAGACCGCCCCGCCGGTCACCCAGATGAAGGGCTGA
- a CDS encoding DivIVA domain-containing protein: protein MRNVLNLFRSARRRPASSRPQNGGWYRSESCRPLSVGQIRDRHFRTVRHGLDPTEVHAFLYRVAGDLAIVRRELARTAEENVRIKRALRSWQSRFTPGRR from the coding sequence ATGCGCAACGTGCTGAACCTGTTCCGGTCGGCGCGGAGGCGGCCGGCGTCGAGTCGGCCGCAGAACGGCGGCTGGTACCGGTCGGAGTCCTGTCGGCCGCTGAGCGTGGGGCAGATCCGCGACCGGCACTTCCGCACCGTGCGGCACGGTCTCGACCCGACCGAGGTGCACGCCTTCCTCTACCGGGTGGCCGGGGACCTGGCGATCGTCCGCCGCGAGTTGGCCCGTACCGCGGAGGAGAACGTCCGGATCAAGCGGGCGTTGCGAAGCTGGCAGTCCAGGTTCACCCCGGGGAGGCGCTGA
- a CDS encoding winged helix-turn-helix domain-containing protein: MIANDFTAKIKSGELKPGDKLPTTRQIADEYGVSMNTAYRAMSLLHDRELITGQPGRGTYVAERSEP, encoded by the coding sequence GTGATCGCCAACGACTTCACCGCGAAGATCAAGAGTGGCGAGTTGAAGCCCGGCGACAAGCTGCCCACTACTCGGCAGATAGCCGACGAATATGGCGTAAGCATGAACACCGCCTATCGTGCGATGTCACTGCTGCACGACCGCGAGCTGATCACCGGACAACCGGGGCGGGGCACCTACGTCGCAGAGCGCTCGGAGCCTTAG
- a CDS encoding SigE family RNA polymerase sigma factor, which produces MAAPTGPAGFAEFVNARYAALVRHGTLLTGDRGHGEDLTQEALVKTYRAWSRLHPDGDADGYTRQVMVRAAWRAGRRLWRREIPTGELPERRDADPYEPRDTARLVLDALRALPAQQRVVLVMRYWAGLSEQEISVQLGCSTGTVKSRASRAIGALRRTDGPLAQAFELSETSA; this is translated from the coding sequence ATGGCCGCCCCGACCGGCCCGGCCGGCTTCGCCGAGTTCGTCAACGCCCGGTACGCCGCCCTGGTCCGCCACGGCACGCTGCTCACCGGCGACCGTGGCCACGGGGAGGACCTCACCCAGGAGGCGCTGGTCAAGACGTACCGCGCGTGGTCCCGGCTGCACCCGGACGGTGACGCCGACGGGTACACCCGACAGGTGATGGTGCGGGCGGCCTGGCGGGCCGGACGGCGGCTGTGGCGCCGGGAGATCCCCACCGGCGAGCTGCCGGAGCGCCGCGACGCCGACCCGTACGAGCCGCGCGACACGGCGCGGCTGGTGCTGGACGCGCTCCGCGCGCTTCCCGCGCAACAGCGGGTGGTGCTGGTGATGCGGTACTGGGCCGGGCTGAGCGAGCAGGAGATCTCCGTCCAGCTCGGCTGCTCCACGGGGACGGTGAAGAGCCGCGCCAGCCGGGCCATCGGCGCCCTTCGGCGGACGGACGGGCCGCTGGCCCAGGCGTTCGAGCTGTCCGAGACGTCGGCCTGA
- a CDS encoding glycerophosphodiester phosphodiesterase, translating to MRRTLSALGVAGALLAAAVMVPAVAAQADPEPDTARSRATQRPIVIGHRGASGYRPEHTLESYRLAIRMGADFIEPDLVSTKDGVLVARHENEISGTTDVAAHPEFAARKATKTIDGVAVTGWFTEDFTLAELKTLRAKERLPQVRVANTAFDGKFQVPTFQEVIDLARAESKARGRTIGVYPETKHPSYFASIGLALEEPLVAVLKANKLTHRQDPVFIQSFETANLRKLDGMIDVPLVQLMDAAGRPYDFTAAGDVRTYADLAKPAGLAWIAGYADGIGANKNLIVPRDATGRLLAPTTLIRDAHQEKLVVHAWTFRAENQFLPVDFRIGADPNARGDITAEYELFFGLGLDGAFADQPDTAVAARAGLA from the coding sequence TTGCGACGTACCCTTTCCGCCCTCGGCGTGGCTGGCGCGCTGCTCGCGGCGGCCGTGATGGTGCCGGCCGTGGCCGCCCAGGCCGATCCGGAGCCCGACACCGCGCGGTCCCGCGCCACCCAGCGGCCCATCGTGATCGGCCACCGGGGCGCGAGCGGCTACCGCCCGGAGCACACCCTGGAGTCCTACCGGCTGGCGATCCGGATGGGCGCCGACTTCATCGAGCCGGACCTGGTCTCGACGAAGGACGGCGTGCTGGTCGCCCGGCACGAGAACGAGATCTCGGGGACGACCGACGTGGCGGCCCACCCCGAGTTCGCCGCGCGCAAGGCCACCAAGACCATCGACGGCGTCGCGGTGACCGGCTGGTTCACCGAGGACTTCACCTTGGCCGAGCTGAAGACGCTGCGGGCCAAGGAGCGGCTGCCGCAGGTCCGGGTGGCCAACACCGCGTTCGACGGGAAGTTCCAGGTGCCGACCTTCCAGGAGGTCATCGACCTGGCCCGGGCCGAGTCGAAGGCCCGGGGCCGGACCATCGGCGTCTACCCCGAGACCAAGCACCCCAGCTACTTCGCCTCGATCGGGCTGGCGCTGGAGGAGCCGCTGGTCGCGGTGCTGAAGGCGAACAAGCTGACCCACCGGCAGGACCCGGTCTTCATCCAGTCCTTCGAGACGGCCAACCTGCGCAAGCTCGACGGCATGATCGACGTGCCGCTGGTGCAGCTGATGGACGCCGCCGGCCGCCCGTACGACTTCACCGCCGCCGGTGACGTCCGCACCTACGCCGACCTGGCCAAGCCGGCCGGCCTGGCCTGGATCGCCGGGTACGCCGACGGGATCGGCGCGAACAAGAACCTGATCGTCCCCCGGGACGCGACCGGTCGACTGCTCGCCCCGACCACGCTGATCCGGGACGCGCACCAGGAGAAGCTGGTCGTGCACGCCTGGACGTTCCGCGCGGAGAACCAGTTCCTGCCGGTGGACTTCCGGATCGGGGCCGACCCGAACGCCCGCGGCGACATCACCGCCGAGTACGAGCTCTTCTTCGGCCTCGGCCTGGACGGCGCCTTCGCCGACCAGCCGGACACCGCCGTCGCCGCCCGCGCCGGCCTCGCCTGA
- a CDS encoding TrkH family potassium uptake protein, whose product MRRLLRHPVRLVPFGFLAVILLGTGSLMLPWATSEQHYTPFATALFTSTSAVSVTGLAVNDTPNYWNGFGLAMITVLTQVGGLGILTGAALVILVVSRQLGLRNRLLVQAETTEFGIGDVRRLLMGIAATVFVTEAVMTALITGRLWLVYDYPPRSALWSAAFHSIQAFNNGGFTLYSDGLVAFSRDPWVALPLGFGAIIGGLGFPALFEAVREWRRPVRWAVATKLTVWGSLTLITVGFGYLLAAEWTNPATIGTYDAPGKVLAAFTQIALSRTGGFDVINIDQLTESSYPLLIILMFIGGGSASTAGGVKVSTFFLLAFVIWAELRGEPDVSVGRRRVARASERQALTVALLSVALVVAGTVLLVLITVGVHYYQALFEVTSAFSTTGLSVGIAPELSQPGQYVLTALMYIGRVGPLTLGSAIALNTRRRMYRYPEEQPIVG is encoded by the coding sequence GTGCGTCGGCTGCTCCGTCACCCCGTGCGCCTGGTGCCGTTCGGGTTCCTGGCGGTGATCCTGCTCGGCACCGGCTCGCTGATGCTGCCCTGGGCCACGAGCGAGCAGCACTACACGCCGTTCGCCACGGCGCTCTTCACCTCCACCTCCGCCGTCTCGGTCACCGGATTGGCCGTCAACGACACCCCGAACTACTGGAACGGCTTCGGACTGGCGATGATCACCGTGCTCACCCAGGTCGGCGGCCTGGGCATCCTGACCGGTGCGGCGCTGGTGATCCTGGTGGTGTCCCGACAGCTCGGCCTGCGCAACCGGCTGCTGGTGCAGGCGGAGACCACCGAGTTCGGCATCGGCGACGTACGCCGGCTGCTGATGGGGATCGCGGCGACCGTGTTCGTCACCGAGGCGGTGATGACGGCGCTCATCACCGGCCGGCTCTGGCTGGTCTACGACTACCCGCCCCGGTCGGCGCTCTGGTCCGCCGCCTTCCACTCGATCCAGGCGTTCAACAACGGCGGCTTCACGCTCTACTCGGACGGGCTGGTCGCGTTCTCCCGGGACCCGTGGGTCGCGCTGCCGCTGGGCTTCGGCGCGATCATCGGCGGGCTCGGCTTCCCGGCCCTCTTCGAGGCCGTCCGCGAATGGCGGCGACCGGTCCGATGGGCGGTCGCCACCAAGCTGACCGTCTGGGGCAGCCTGACGCTGATCACGGTCGGCTTCGGCTACCTGCTGGCCGCCGAGTGGACCAACCCGGCCACCATCGGCACGTACGACGCGCCGGGGAAGGTGCTGGCCGCGTTCACCCAGATCGCGCTGAGCCGGACCGGCGGCTTCGACGTGATCAACATCGACCAGCTCACGGAGTCGAGTTACCCCCTGCTCATCATCCTGATGTTCATCGGAGGGGGCAGCGCCAGCACCGCGGGCGGCGTCAAGGTCAGCACCTTCTTCCTGCTGGCCTTCGTGATCTGGGCGGAACTGCGCGGCGAGCCGGACGTGTCGGTCGGCCGTCGTCGGGTGGCGCGCGCCAGCGAGCGGCAGGCACTCACGGTAGCCCTGCTCAGCGTCGCCCTGGTCGTGGCCGGCACGGTGCTGCTGGTCCTGATCACCGTGGGGGTGCACTACTACCAGGCGCTCTTCGAGGTGACGTCGGCCTTCAGCACCACCGGTCTGTCCGTCGGGATCGCCCCGGAGCTGTCGCAGCCGGGCCAGTACGTCCTCACCGCGCTCATGTACATCGGCCGGGTCGGCCCGCTCACCCTCGGGTCCGCGATCGCGTTGAACACCCGGCGACGCATGTACCGCTATCCGGAGGAGCAACCCATTGTCGGTTAG
- a CDS encoding potassium channel family protein, which yields MIGLGRFGCHLAGSLTQLDHEVLAIDHSQDTVQRWSEQLDRVVQADSTEEGALRQLGVADFRRVVVAIGASVEASVLTVLALAELGIPQIWARANSAKHAKILDSVGAHNVVFPEAETGERVAHLIVSKMLDFIEFGDDFAIAKVRVPEGLVGRRLRELPPADRYGVRVVGAKLPGERLHYAEPDTVLEKGSVLIVEGSIAQVQRFAALS from the coding sequence GTGATCGGCCTGGGCCGGTTCGGCTGCCACCTGGCCGGCTCACTGACCCAGCTCGACCACGAGGTGCTCGCCATCGACCACAGTCAGGACACGGTGCAGCGCTGGTCGGAGCAGCTGGACCGGGTGGTGCAGGCGGACTCCACCGAGGAGGGCGCCCTGCGGCAGCTCGGCGTGGCGGACTTCCGCCGGGTGGTGGTCGCCATCGGCGCCTCGGTGGAGGCCAGCGTGCTCACCGTGCTGGCCCTGGCCGAGCTCGGCATCCCGCAGATCTGGGCCCGGGCCAACTCAGCGAAGCACGCCAAGATCCTGGATTCGGTGGGCGCACACAACGTGGTCTTCCCGGAGGCGGAGACCGGCGAGCGGGTGGCGCACCTGATTGTCAGCAAGATGCTCGACTTCATCGAGTTCGGCGACGACTTCGCCATCGCCAAGGTGCGCGTGCCGGAGGGGTTGGTCGGCCGGCGGCTGCGCGAGCTGCCCCCGGCGGACCGGTACGGCGTGCGGGTGGTCGGGGCCAAACTGCCCGGCGAACGCCTGCACTACGCCGAGCCGGACACGGTGCTGGAGAAGGGCAGCGTGCTCATCGTGGAGGGCAGCATCGCGCAGGT